The Punica granatum isolate Tunisia-2019 chromosome 4, ASM765513v2, whole genome shotgun sequence genome has a window encoding:
- the LOC116203825 gene encoding U-box domain-containing protein 33-like isoform X2: MGPLSDNEVRARRELERENMHKVLDAYIHICNQAEVYAEKRFVEMSDIGKGIVELIELHAVTKLVMGAAADVHYSEGMTELKSTKAMFVNLHAHPSCQIWFTCRGRVIHRREGDLNTVDMDFMPSSVPLYSEESNSRSSPSSTASSEVDDDLVMVTYERGESSGSIFVPASAPLSEDAHHFPPFNPPEAIRNDEIYDQFERSMVEAENARREAFGGLMRRLQKSEKNAIEAIRRARAFENMYKEESRRRKELEDILTKEKQAYEAMTKELNDKIVASERMLESCKQERDDLQVERDNAVGITEDLLRDRASEASSSQQEGFLSEFSFLEIQRATDNFEPSKKIGEDGYCNIYRGFLHHTQVAVKMLQSDSPRAPSQFQQELDIMSKLRHPNLMTLIGICPEACALVYEYLPNGSLEDQLLYQVDTPLLSYQTRIRIASEICSALIFLHTNKPSLYIHGDLRPGNILLDANFAAKLCGFGRGPGLRINLEPGDCPHVDPHFLTTGELSAKSDVYSFGVVLLQLLTGRVAFNLDREMRDAVNGGNTSYMTALLDPLAGEWPVRLATDLAHLALRCCDMDPNNRPDLGSEVWSVLEMQRASHVEVPSFHQSNPEEDDRVPDNYLCPISHEIMEEPTVAADGYTYEAQEVREWLDRGHNTSPLTNLPLDHLNLTPNRVVRSMIQEWLDNHPHFSVS, translated from the exons A TGGGTCCACTCAGTGACAACGAAGTCAGGGCTCGCCGTGAGCTCGAGAGAGAAAACATGCACAAAGTCCTGGATGCTTACATCCACATCTGTAATCAAGCTGAG GTTTATGCGGAGAAGAGATTTGTTGAGATGAGTGATATTGGGAAAGGAATTGTGGAACTCATCGAGCTGCATGCAGTCACAAAGCTGGTCATGGGAGCGGCAGCAGATGTTCACTATTCAGA GGGGATGACAGAGCTCAAATCCACCAAAGCGATGTTTGTAAATCTCCATGCACACCCTTCTTGTCAAATTTGGTTCACTTGCAGGGGCCGCGTGATTCATAGGAG GGAAGGAGATTTAAATACTGTTGACATGGATTTCATGCCTTCATCGGTACCACTTTACTCTGAAGAGTCCAACTCGAGGAGTTCTCCAAGCTCGACTGCTTCGAGCGAAGTGGATGATGACTTGGTTATGGTTACTTACGAGAGAGGAGAGTCAAGCGGATCCATATTCGTGCCTGCTTCAGCACCTCTATCTGAGGATGCTCATCATTTTCCTCCATTCAATCCACCG GAAGCAATTAGGAACGATGAGATCTATGATCAATTTGAAAGATCAATGGTGGAGGCTGAGAATGCAAGAAGAGAGGCATTTGGGGGATTGATGAGGCGCCTTCAGAAGTCTGAAAAGAATGCCATCGAAGCTATTCGCAGG GCAAGAGCATTTGAAAATATGTACAAGGAGGAGTCGAGACGCAGAAAGGAACTCGAAGATATCCTCACTAAAGAGAAACAAGCATACGAAGCAATGACAAAAGAATTAAATGATAAGATCGTTGCTTCAGAGAGAATGCTTGAAAGTTGCAAGCAAGAAAGGGATGATTTACAGGTAGAGCGGGACAATGCGGTTGGAATCACAGAGGATCTCCTTAGGGATCGAGCCTCAGAGGCTTCTAGTTCACAGCAGGAAGGTTTCTTGTCAGAGTTCTCTTTCCTAGAAATTCAGAGGGCTACCGATAATTTTGAGCCCTCCAAGAAGATTGGAGAAGATGGTTATTGCAACATCTACAGAGGTTTTCTTCATCACACGCAAGTGGCAGTGAAAATGCTGCAGTCTGATAGCCCTCGAGCCCCATCACAGTTCCAACAGGAG CTCGACATCATGAGTAAGCTGAGGCACCCGAACCTTATGACCCTAATCGGCATCTGTCCTGAAGCTTGTGCTCTAGTATACGAGTATCTTCCTAATGGTTCACTTGAGGATCAACTTCTCTATCAAGTTGACACGCCACTCCTCTCATATCAAACCCGTATTCGTATTGCCTCAGAAATTTGCTCTGCTCTAATTTTTCTACACACCAATAAGCCTAGTTTGTATATCCATGGTGACTTGAGGCCTGGGAATATTCTGCTTGACGCTAACTTTGCAGCGAAACTCTGCGGTTTCGGGAGGGGACCAGGCCTTCGAATTAATCTAGAACCAGGCGATTGCCCTCACGTGGACCCTCACTTCCTCACCACAGGAGAGCTGTCGGCCAAGTCCGATGTTTACTCATTTGGGGTTGTGCTTCTACAGCTGTTGACTGGGAGGGTCGcgtttaatttagatagagaGATGCGAGATGCAGTGAATGGAGGGAACACGAGCTATATGACTGCTCTCTTGGACCCATTAGCAGGAGAATGGCCGGTTAGATTAGCGACTGATTTGGCTCACTTGGCGCTAAGGTGTTGTGACATGGATCCAAATAATAGACCCGATCTAGGGTCGGAGGTGTGGAGCGTGCTTGAAATGCAGAGAGCTTCTCATGTTGAAGTCCCATCATTTCACCAATCCAATCCCGAAGAAGATGATCGAGTACCGGACAATTATCTCTGCCCAATCTCACAC GAAATCATGGAAGAACCAACTGTGGCAGCAGACGGCTATACCTATGAGGCACAGGAAGTGAGAGAA
- the LOC116203825 gene encoding U-box domain-containing protein 33-like isoform X1: MGEESPARVVNERVYVAVGKDVEESKSTLRWALDNFGGHFRILHVHQPDRIDYTMGPLSDNEVRARRELERENMHKVLDAYIHICNQAEVYAEKRFVEMSDIGKGIVELIELHAVTKLVMGAAADVHYSEGMTELKSTKAMFVNLHAHPSCQIWFTCRGRVIHRREGDLNTVDMDFMPSSVPLYSEESNSRSSPSSTASSEVDDDLVMVTYERGESSGSIFVPASAPLSEDAHHFPPFNPPEAIRNDEIYDQFERSMVEAENARREAFGGLMRRLQKSEKNAIEAIRRARAFENMYKEESRRRKELEDILTKEKQAYEAMTKELNDKIVASERMLESCKQERDDLQVERDNAVGITEDLLRDRASEASSSQQEGFLSEFSFLEIQRATDNFEPSKKIGEDGYCNIYRGFLHHTQVAVKMLQSDSPRAPSQFQQELDIMSKLRHPNLMTLIGICPEACALVYEYLPNGSLEDQLLYQVDTPLLSYQTRIRIASEICSALIFLHTNKPSLYIHGDLRPGNILLDANFAAKLCGFGRGPGLRINLEPGDCPHVDPHFLTTGELSAKSDVYSFGVVLLQLLTGRVAFNLDREMRDAVNGGNTSYMTALLDPLAGEWPVRLATDLAHLALRCCDMDPNNRPDLGSEVWSVLEMQRASHVEVPSFHQSNPEEDDRVPDNYLCPISHEIMEEPTVAADGYTYEAQEVREWLDRGHNTSPLTNLPLDHLNLTPNRVVRSMIQEWLDNHPHFSVS; the protein is encoded by the exons ATGGGAGAGGAATCGCCGGCGCGGGTTGTGAACGAGAGAGTTTACGTGGCGGTCGGGAAAGACGTCGAGGAGAGCAAGTCCACTCTCCGTTGGGCCCTCGACAACTTCGGTGGACATTTTCGGATTCTTCATGTTCATCAGCCGGATCGCATCGATTACACCA TGGGTCCACTCAGTGACAACGAAGTCAGGGCTCGCCGTGAGCTCGAGAGAGAAAACATGCACAAAGTCCTGGATGCTTACATCCACATCTGTAATCAAGCTGAG GTTTATGCGGAGAAGAGATTTGTTGAGATGAGTGATATTGGGAAAGGAATTGTGGAACTCATCGAGCTGCATGCAGTCACAAAGCTGGTCATGGGAGCGGCAGCAGATGTTCACTATTCAGA GGGGATGACAGAGCTCAAATCCACCAAAGCGATGTTTGTAAATCTCCATGCACACCCTTCTTGTCAAATTTGGTTCACTTGCAGGGGCCGCGTGATTCATAGGAG GGAAGGAGATTTAAATACTGTTGACATGGATTTCATGCCTTCATCGGTACCACTTTACTCTGAAGAGTCCAACTCGAGGAGTTCTCCAAGCTCGACTGCTTCGAGCGAAGTGGATGATGACTTGGTTATGGTTACTTACGAGAGAGGAGAGTCAAGCGGATCCATATTCGTGCCTGCTTCAGCACCTCTATCTGAGGATGCTCATCATTTTCCTCCATTCAATCCACCG GAAGCAATTAGGAACGATGAGATCTATGATCAATTTGAAAGATCAATGGTGGAGGCTGAGAATGCAAGAAGAGAGGCATTTGGGGGATTGATGAGGCGCCTTCAGAAGTCTGAAAAGAATGCCATCGAAGCTATTCGCAGG GCAAGAGCATTTGAAAATATGTACAAGGAGGAGTCGAGACGCAGAAAGGAACTCGAAGATATCCTCACTAAAGAGAAACAAGCATACGAAGCAATGACAAAAGAATTAAATGATAAGATCGTTGCTTCAGAGAGAATGCTTGAAAGTTGCAAGCAAGAAAGGGATGATTTACAGGTAGAGCGGGACAATGCGGTTGGAATCACAGAGGATCTCCTTAGGGATCGAGCCTCAGAGGCTTCTAGTTCACAGCAGGAAGGTTTCTTGTCAGAGTTCTCTTTCCTAGAAATTCAGAGGGCTACCGATAATTTTGAGCCCTCCAAGAAGATTGGAGAAGATGGTTATTGCAACATCTACAGAGGTTTTCTTCATCACACGCAAGTGGCAGTGAAAATGCTGCAGTCTGATAGCCCTCGAGCCCCATCACAGTTCCAACAGGAG CTCGACATCATGAGTAAGCTGAGGCACCCGAACCTTATGACCCTAATCGGCATCTGTCCTGAAGCTTGTGCTCTAGTATACGAGTATCTTCCTAATGGTTCACTTGAGGATCAACTTCTCTATCAAGTTGACACGCCACTCCTCTCATATCAAACCCGTATTCGTATTGCCTCAGAAATTTGCTCTGCTCTAATTTTTCTACACACCAATAAGCCTAGTTTGTATATCCATGGTGACTTGAGGCCTGGGAATATTCTGCTTGACGCTAACTTTGCAGCGAAACTCTGCGGTTTCGGGAGGGGACCAGGCCTTCGAATTAATCTAGAACCAGGCGATTGCCCTCACGTGGACCCTCACTTCCTCACCACAGGAGAGCTGTCGGCCAAGTCCGATGTTTACTCATTTGGGGTTGTGCTTCTACAGCTGTTGACTGGGAGGGTCGcgtttaatttagatagagaGATGCGAGATGCAGTGAATGGAGGGAACACGAGCTATATGACTGCTCTCTTGGACCCATTAGCAGGAGAATGGCCGGTTAGATTAGCGACTGATTTGGCTCACTTGGCGCTAAGGTGTTGTGACATGGATCCAAATAATAGACCCGATCTAGGGTCGGAGGTGTGGAGCGTGCTTGAAATGCAGAGAGCTTCTCATGTTGAAGTCCCATCATTTCACCAATCCAATCCCGAAGAAGATGATCGAGTACCGGACAATTATCTCTGCCCAATCTCACAC GAAATCATGGAAGAACCAACTGTGGCAGCAGACGGCTATACCTATGAGGCACAGGAAGTGAGAGAA
- the LOC116204043 gene encoding U-box domain-containing protein 33 → MAVVSPVPTLTQRISLSRLDHIGVAGIMASRGEIVPEPVPVAQIIEDKIYVAVGKDVKDSRMTLIWALQNSGGKKICVICVLVPAQKIPFMGTELPVNAVKEEKVREHRETERHDMDELLDEYLLTCKQMGVRAEKLYIEKDSIEKGMLELITLHGIRKLVMGAASGRRYSRRMTELKSKKAVYIRDEAPISCHIWFICNGHLIYTREGVVTDRAKADAEAEAEAEASTSALQMSSPSNVGQLSFASSRSSSSQKSDPVKLTNPVQDMLIRVFSSNGNGRGVRLTASSSLNEAGESLTARSLLVGPGSYHEWDGIVRENPSPASVLSSCPSSPALDSASLSLSRTVTRERRLESTQLKDAAVSEHSSSPSVLDGSIDDNLCDQLERALVEAESAKRAALEEAINRGKAEKDFIDAVRRTKALESLYSEEVKQKRDIEQELAKQEEALEKMKCERDEVMNELHIALERKSSLEIQIAESDQVVQELEQKIISAVELLQSFKKERDDLQIERDSALKEAEELRTRQRESSSISTPRFYSEISFSEIEEATKNFDASLKIGEGGYGSIYKGLLRHTQVAIKIPHPHSLQGPSEFQQEVDVLSKVRHPNLVTLIGSCPEAWALIYEFLPNGSLEDRLSCRDNSPPLSWQTRVRIAAEMCSALIFLHSSKPHSIVHGDIKPANVLLDAHFVSKLGDFGICRFLHRDQSSSNNTTLLCRTEPKGTFAYMDPEFFSTGELSTKSDAYSFGIILLRLLTGRHALGIVKEVQYALDKGNLKALLDPLAGDWPFVQAEQLVHLALRCCDMNRKNRPNLESEVWRVLEPMRAFCRGSPSAPFGGGEQSQPPPYFICPILLEVMQDPHVAADGYTYEAEALRGWLESGHDSSPMTNYPLAHTNLVPNRALRSSIQEWVHNRST, encoded by the exons ATGGCGGTGGTGAGTCCCGTGCCTACGCTTACTCAGAGGATCAGTCTAAGTAGGCTTGATCATATTGGGGTTGCTGGGATTATGGCAAGCAGAGGAGAGATTGTACCCGAACCGGTGCCAGTGGCACAGATTATTGAAGACAAAATTTATGTGGCGGTTGGGAAAGATGTTAAAGATAGCAGAATGACTCTGATATGGGCATTGCAGAACTCGGGAGGGAAGAAAATCTGCGTCATCTGTGTCCTCGTTCCTGCACAGAAGATCCCATTCA TGGGTACGGAATTGCCTGTAAACGCAGTCAAAGAAGAGAAAGTAAGGGAACATCGTGAAACCGAGAGGCATGACATGGACGAGCTTCTGGATGAATATTTGCTCACTTGTAAGCAGATGGGG GTGCGGGCAGAAAAACTTTATATAGAAAAGGACTCTATTGAGAAGGGGATGCTGGAGCTTATTACTCTACATGGCATTAGAAAGCTTGTCATGGGGGCAGCATCAGGGAGACGCTATTCTAG AAGAATGACAGAACTGAAGTCGAAGAAAGCTGTCTACATCCGAGATGAAGCACCTATCTCCTGTCATATATGGTTTATTTGCAATGGGCACCTTATATATACAAG GGAGGGTGTTGTTACTGATCGAGCAAAAGCAGATGCAGAAGCAGAAGCAGAAGCAGAAGCTTCTACTTCAGCACTGCAAATGAGTAGTCCCTCAAATGTTGGACAATTAAGTTTCGCAAGTTCAAGATCCTCTTCATCGCAGAAGAGTGATCCAGTAAAgttgactaatccagttcaaGATATGTTGATTCGGGTATTCTCTTCAAATGGCAACGGTCGTGGAGTCAGATTAACTGCTTCTTCTTCACTAAATGAGGCTGGAGAGTCATTAACTGCAAGAAGCTTGTTGGTCGGACCGGGTAGTTATCATGAATGGGACGGAATCGTCAGGGAAAATCCTTCTCCAGCTTCAGTTCTTTCATCATGCCCTTCTAGTCCAGCCTTGGATTCAGCATCATTGTCACTTTCTAGGACAGTGACAAGGGAGAGGAGGCTAGAATCAACTCAATTAAAAGACGCTGCCGTCAGCGAACATTCCTCTTCTCCCAGTGTGCTG GATGGAAGCATAGATGATAATCTCTGCGATCAACTTGAACGAGCCCTAGTAGAAGCTGAGAGTGCAAAACGAGCAGCACTTGAGGAGGCAATCAACCGTGGAAAAGCTGAAAAGGACTTTATCGACGCCGTGCGAAGG ACAAAAGCACTGGAGAGCCTGTACAGTGAGGAGGTCAAAcaaaagagagatattgagcaaGAACTTGCAAAACAAGAAGAAGCGCTTGAAAAGATGAAGTGTGAGAGAGATGAGGTCATGAATGAGCTCCATATTGCCTTGGAGCGGAAATCGTCATTGGAGATTCAAATTGCAGAATCTGATCAGGTTGTGCAGGAGTTAGAACAAAAGATTATATCTGCAGTTGAGCTGTTGCAGAGttttaagaaagaaagagatgaCTTGCAAATAGAACGTGACAGTGCACTCAAAGAAGCTGAGGAGCTGAGAACGAGACAAAGAGAAAGCTCAAGTATATCCACCCCTCGTTTCTACTCTGAGATTTCATTTTCAGAAATTGAGGAGGCAACTAAAAACTTTGATGCATCGCTGAAGATTGGAGAAGGCGGGTATGGGAGCATATATAAGGGTCTTCTTCGTCACACTCAAGTTGCTATCAAGATTCCGCATCCTCACAGCTTGCAGGGCCCTTCAGAATTTCAGCAGGAG gTCGATGTTTTGAGTAAAGTTAGACACCCCAATCTAGTCACGCTTATCGGTTCTTGCCCGGAAGCTTGGGCTCTCATATATGAATTTCTACCTAATGGGAGCCTTGAAGATCGGCTCAGCTGTCGAGACAACTCCCCTCCACTTTCATGGCAAACTCGAGTACGAATTGCTGCTGAGATGTGTTCTGCTCTCATCTTCCTCCATTCTAGCAAACCTCACAGCATCGTTCATGGTGACATAAAACCAGCAAATGTCCTTCTCGATGCCCATTTTGTGAGCAAACTCGGCGACTTTGGAATCTGCCGATTTCTACATCGGGATCAGAGTTCTAGCAACAACACAACTCTCTTATGCCGGACTGAGCCTAAGGGCACCTTTGCTTACATGGACCCCGAGTTCTTCTCCACTGGAGAGCTCTCAACGAAGTCAGATGCATACAGTTTCGGGATTATTCTGCTTAGATTGCTAACAGGCAGACATGCCCTGGGAATCGTGAAAGAAGTTCAATATGCCCTCGACAAAGGAAACCTAAAAGCACTTTTAGATCCGTTGGCGGGAGACTGGCCCTTTGTGCAGGCCGAGCAGTTGGTTCACTTGGCTTTAAGGTGCTGTGATATGAACAGGAAGAACCGACCCAATCTCGAGTCAGAAGTCTGGAGGGTACTTGAACCAATGAGGGCTTTCTGCAGAGGGTCACCCTCCGCTCCGTTTGGTGGCGGAGAGCAATCGCAACCTCCTCCATATTTCATTTGCCCCATACTGTTG GAAGTCATGCAAGATCCGCATGTAGCAGCGGATGGATACACATATGAGGCTGAGGCTCTGAGAGGGTGGCTGGAGAGCGGCCACGACAGTTCACCCATGACAAATTACCCGCTTGCTCATACCAATCTGGTCCCGAATCGTGCGCTCCGCTCCTCGATCCAGGAGTGGGTTCATAACCGTTCAACCTGA